In a single window of the Erinaceus europaeus chromosome 21, mEriEur2.1, whole genome shotgun sequence genome:
- the TRH gene encoding thyrotropin releasing hormone: MVLAPWLLLLVALDLMGVPGVLAQPNMAQQEASMVADRPGVLNDLLHQAERLLLQADPQELQAEMDGQWSDPQADQPHWLTKRQHPGRREEKEVEEVEEEEEETAAAGGAVGPHKRQHPGRREQGDHTPQKRQHPGRRLANPESLGWGVAEEEGREEGEQEPEKRQHPGRRALGALDAPCGSRSACILLRLLREWPPQKRQHPGRRAAWAGQPLWG; encoded by the exons ATGGTGCTGGCCCCTTGGTTGCTGCTTTTGGTGGCCTTGGACCTAATGGGCGTCCCTGGGGTCCTGGCTCAGCCCAACATGGCCCAGCAGGAGGCTTCGATGGTGGCTGACCGCCCAGGGGTCCTGAATGACCTCCTGCACCAGGCAGAGCGCCTCCTCCTCCAGGCAGACCCTCAGGAGCTGCAGGCAGAGATGGATGGCCAGTGGTCAG ACCCCCAGGCAGATCAGCCCCACTGGCTCACCAAGCGCCAGCACCCTGGCCGACGGGAggaaaaggaggtggaggaggtggaggaggaggaggaggagacggcgGCGGCAGGGGGTGCTGTGGGCCCCCACAAGCGGCAGCATCCTGGTCGGCGGGAGCAGGGGGACCACACCCCACAGAAGCGGCAACACCCTGGCCGGCGGCTGGCAAACCCGGAGAGCCTGGGCTGGGGGGTggctgaggaggagggcagggaggagggtgAGCAGGAGCCAGAGAAGCGGCAGCACCCCGGTCGGCGGGCCCTGGGTGCCCTGGATGCTCCCTGTGGGTCCCGGTCAGCCTGCATCCTGCTGCGGCTCCTGAGGGAATGGCCCCCCCAGAAGCGCCAGCACCCAGGCCGGAGGGCTGCCTGGGCTGGACAGCCGCTGTGGGGGTGA
- the RBSN gene encoding rabenosyn-5, translating into MASLDDPGEVREGFLCPLCLKDLQSFYQLQSHYEEEHSGEDRDVRGQIRSLVQKAKKAKNRLLKREGEDRVESGPGYESFSYGGVDPSMWEPQELGAVRSHLSDFKKHRAARIDHYVVEVNKLIIRLEKLTAFDRTNVESAKIRAIEKSVVPWVSDQDVPFCPDCGSKFSIRNRRHHCRLCGSIMCGKCVEFLSLPLANKLTSASKNPLSAHSSPSHSPGSVQGSRRSSISSVSSISSGLDEKDDAHIRCCAHCRDTLLKREQQLDEREHTPDIVKLYEKLRLCMEKVDQKAPEYIRMAASLNAGETTYSLEHANDLRVEVQKDYELIDALSKKILTLGLNQEPPPHPSSLRLQKMVRYSATLFVQEKLLGLMSLPTKEQFEELKKRQEQEMERKRVQERQAALEAQQRRDPASRGAAEGVAPPPPPQKAEGWLPLTEGRAPDEDSDPLLQQIHNITSFLRQARAAGRMEEASTLRENLQQLQAEWEQQQVAAALALSLRQAEAEALQRQQLQVLCQQTWARERAQLQATSLHPQACSPDSRRARPFRLEPGPEPCIRPASAPCAPSPDAMPEPPRPWEPCPPSSMLWLDGVPSLNPFEEEGPLSLVADGRASPLAHGPKEYNPFEGEDEDMGPGNPFASPDSPAPNPFDENDEGNECPVLAPPLPPVPSNPFEDGDSGPEAEAPIAEELLLQQLDNVRAYIFDAKQHGRLDEVDVLTENLRELRRTLARQKGGTG; encoded by the exons ATGGCTTCTCTGGACGACCCAGGGGAGGTGCGCGAGGGCTTCCTCTGCCCTTTGTGTCTGAAGGATCTGCAGTCTTTTTACCAGCTCCAGTCACATTACGAGGAGGAGCACTCGGGTGAAGACCGGGACGTCAGGGGCCAGATCAGAA GTCttgtccaaaaggccaagaaagcaAAGAACAGGCTGCTGAAACGAGAAGGGGAGGACCGCGTGGAGTCGGGCCCAGGGTACGAGTCTTTCAGCTATGGAGGCGTTGACCCTTccatgtgggaaccccaggagcTTG GTGCTGTGAGAAGCCACCTCTCTGACTTCAAGAAACACCGCGCTGCCAGGATTGACCACTACGTTGTTGAAGTCAATAAATTAATCATCAGGTTAGAGAAG CTCACTGCATTTGACAGGACAAACGTCGAGTCTGCCAAGATCCGAG CGATCGAAAAATCGGTGGTGCCCTGGGTCAGTGACCAGGACGTCCCTTTCTGTCCCGACTGCGGGAGTAAGTTCAGCATCCGCAACCGCCGCCACCACTGCCGCCTGTGTGGGTCCATCATGTGCGGGAAGTGCGTGGAGTTCCTCAGCCTGCCCTTGGCAA ACAAGCTCACGAGCGCCAGCAAGAACCCCCTGAGTGCCCACAGCAGCCCCAGCCACTCGCCCGGCAGCGTCCAGGGCTCCCGGCGCAGCAGCATCAGCAGCGTGAGCAGCATCAGCTCCGGGCTGGATGAAAAGGACGACGCCCACATCCGGTGCTGCGCCCACTGCAGGGACACACTGCTCAAGAGAGAGCAGCAGCTGGACGAGCGGGAGCACACCCCCGACATCGTGAAGCTCTACGAG AAACTACGACTATGCATGGAGAAAGTTGACCAAAAGGCCCCAGAATACATCAGGATGGCAGCCTCGCTAAA CGCGGGGGAGACGACCTACAGCCTGGAGCACGCCAATGACCTTCGTGTGGAGGTGCAGAAGGATTATGAGCTGATAGATGCGCTCAG TAAGAAGATCCTGActttgggcttgaaccaggagcctccaCCACACCCCAGCTCTCTGCGGCTGCAGAAGATGGTCAGATACTCAGCCACACTCTTTGTGCAG GAAAAGCTGCTTGGCTTGATGTCCCTGCCGACCAAGGAGCAGTTTGAGGAGTTGAAGAAGAGGCAAGAgcaggagatggagaggaagagagtccaGGAGAGACAG GCGGCCCTGGAGGCGCAGCAGCGCAGGGACCCGGCTTCCCGAGGAGCAGCTGAGGGAGTGGCgcctcccccgcccccgcagAAGGCTGAGGGCTGGCTCCCACTGACCGAGGGCCGGGCTCCCGACGAGGACTCGGACCCCCTCCTGCAGCAGATTCACAACATCACATCCTTCCTCAGGCAGGCCAGGGCGGCAGGCCGCATGGAGGAGGCGAGCACGCTGCGCGAGAACCTGCAGCAGCTGCAGGCCGAGTGGGAGCAGCAGCAGGTGGCGGCCGCCCTGGCGCTGTCCCTCAGGCAGGCGGAGGCCGAGGCGCTGCAGCGCCAGCAGCTGCAGGTGCTGTGCCAGCAGACCTGGGCGCGGGAGCGGGCGCAGCTCCAGGCCACTTCCCTGCACCCCCAGGCGTGCTCGCCGGACTCCCGGAGGGCCCGGCCCTTCCGGCTGGAGCCTGGCCCAGAGCCCTGCATCCGCCCCGCATCGGCCCCCTGCGCCCCTTCACCGGATGCCATGCCCGAGCCCCCGCGGCCGTGGGAGCCCTGCCCCCCAAGTTCCATGCTGTGGCTAGATGGGGTGCCCTCCCTGAACCCCTTCGAGGAGGAGGGGCCCCTGAGCCTCGTGGCCGATGGCAGGGCCAGCCCTCTGGCCCACGGCCCTAAAGAATACAACCCTTTCGAAGGGGAGGATGAGGACATGGGCCCCGGGAACCCCTTCGCCAGCCCGGACAGCCCGGCACCAAACCCCTTCGACGAGAATGACGAAGGCAATGAGTGCCCTGTCCTGGCACCCCCGCTCCCCCCGGTTCCCAGCAACCCTTTTGAGGATGGCGACAGCGGCCCTGAGGCTGAGGCGCCCATTGCTGAGGAGCTGCTGCTGCAGCAGCTTGACAACGTTAGGGCCTACATCTTTGATGCCAAGCAGCACGGCCGCCTGGACGAAGTGGACGTGCTGACCGAAAACCTCAGGGAGCTGAGACGCACCCTGGCCAGGCAGAAGGGGGGCACTGGCTGA